In a single window of the Caproicibacterium sp. BJN0003 genome:
- a CDS encoding Lrp/AsnC family transcriptional regulator, translated as MDKIDVTLLESLQEDARIPVKSLTKKVFLSAPAISARIEKLEKQGIIKGYRAVVDPIKLGYHIKAYINLEMSPSQKPEFYPFISACPNVLECDCVTGDYSMLIKVAYPSTSELDTFIGQLQKFGSTSTQIVFSTPVESRGVHLTLENADKSHS; from the coding sequence TTGCAGGAGGATGCACGAATCCCGGTAAAGTCTCTGACAAAAAAAGTGTTTCTTTCTGCCCCTGCAATTTCTGCAAGAATTGAAAAATTGGAAAAGCAAGGGATCATAAAAGGATATCGAGCGGTTGTTGATCCCATTAAACTAGGCTATCATATCAAAGCCTATATTAATCTGGAAATGAGTCCTTCTCAGAAGCCGGAATTTTATCCTTTTATTAGTGCATGTCCAAATGTGCTGGAATGTGATTGTGTAACTGGGGATTACTCTATGCTGATTAAAGTAGCATATCCGAGCACCTCAGAGCTGGATACTTTTATTGGTCAGCTGCAAAAATTCGGTTCCACTTCTACACAGATCGTTTTTTCTACACCGGTGGAGTCTCGTGGCGTTCATCTCACATTAGAAAATGCTGATAAAAGTCATTCGTAA
- a CDS encoding peptide chain release factor 3: MSNYKAEIKKRRTFAIISHPDAGKTTLTEKLLLYGGAIQQAGMVKGKRHMRHAVSDWMEIEKQRGISVTSSVMQFEYHDYCINILDTPGHQDFSEDTYRTLMAADSAVMVIDAGKGVEKQTRKLFKVCTLRHIPIFTFINKMDRDARSPYDLMDEIEQELGIKTYSVNWPIGSGKEFKGVYDRASRKILTFTAEETANGAHQVAESASDLNDSRLKDLLGESLLSTLQDDVELLDGAGEEFSLDDVRTGKLSPVFFGSALTNFGVEPFLQEFLKMTTPPLPREADIGLVDPMDDHFSAFVFKIQANMNKAHRDRIAFMRICSGEFDRGMEVYHVQGDRKMKLMAPQQLMAEQREVIDHAYAGDIIGVFDPGVFSIGDTLCTSAKKLRFGGIPTFAPEHFARVSPKDTMKRKQFVKGISQIAQEGAIQVFQELNGSMEEVIVGVVGVLQFDVLEYRLENEYNVDIYMENLPYEYIRWIDDDELDPKTLDLTSDTRRIQDLKGHHLLLFSSEWNIRWANEHNKGLTLSEFGKA, from the coding sequence GTGAGCAATTATAAAGCAGAAATTAAAAAGAGACGTACTTTTGCAATTATTTCGCATCCGGATGCAGGTAAAACAACGCTGACAGAAAAGTTGCTTCTGTACGGAGGCGCGATTCAACAGGCAGGTATGGTAAAAGGAAAACGCCATATGCGTCACGCCGTATCCGATTGGATGGAAATTGAAAAGCAGCGCGGAATTTCCGTGACCTCTTCTGTAATGCAGTTCGAATATCACGACTACTGCATCAATATTTTGGATACGCCGGGGCATCAGGACTTTTCCGAGGATACCTACCGTACGCTGATGGCTGCCGACAGCGCCGTAATGGTCATTGACGCCGGCAAAGGCGTTGAAAAGCAAACCCGAAAGCTATTCAAGGTCTGTACGCTACGTCATATTCCGATTTTTACTTTTATCAATAAAATGGATCGAGATGCCCGCAGCCCTTATGATTTAATGGACGAGATCGAACAAGAGCTTGGGATTAAAACTTATTCGGTCAATTGGCCGATCGGCTCAGGAAAAGAGTTTAAGGGTGTTTATGACAGAGCAAGCCGAAAAATTTTAACTTTTACTGCAGAAGAAACTGCAAACGGCGCACATCAGGTAGCAGAATCAGCCAGTGACCTGAATGATTCCCGGTTAAAAGATCTTTTAGGCGAAAGTTTGCTTTCTACACTTCAGGACGATGTTGAACTTCTGGATGGTGCCGGCGAAGAATTTTCACTGGATGACGTCCGGACTGGAAAGCTTTCCCCTGTGTTCTTCGGTTCCGCTCTGACAAATTTCGGCGTTGAACCTTTTCTGCAGGAATTTTTAAAGATGACGACGCCGCCCCTTCCACGAGAAGCCGATATTGGCCTTGTAGACCCCATGGACGACCATTTTTCCGCTTTTGTCTTTAAAATTCAGGCAAACATGAATAAGGCACACCGAGATCGTATTGCGTTTATGCGGATTTGTTCCGGCGAATTTGACCGTGGTATGGAAGTTTATCATGTACAGGGAGACCGTAAGATGAAGCTGATGGCTCCCCAGCAGCTGATGGCAGAACAAAGAGAAGTGATCGATCACGCCTATGCCGGCGATATTATTGGTGTTTTTGACCCAGGTGTTTTTTCAATCGGTGACACGCTCTGCACATCCGCTAAAAAATTACGTTTCGGTGGAATTCCAACCTTTGCTCCGGAGCATTTTGCCAGAGTTTCTCCTAAAGACACCATGAAGCGCAAACAATTTGTAAAAGGAATCTCTCAGATTGCGCAGGAAGGCGCTATTCAGGTTTTCCAGGAACTAAACGGCAGCATGGAAGAAGTCATCGTCGGCGTAGTGGGTGTTTTGCAGTTTGATGTGTTGGAATATCGTCTGGAGAACGAATACAATGTAGATATTTATATGGAAAATCTACCCTATGAATATATTCGTTGGATTGACGATGATGAGTTGGATCCTAAAACGCTGGATCTCACCAGTGATACCAGAAGGATTCAGGATCTAAAAGGACATCATCTGCTTTTGTTTTCCAGTGAATGGAATATTCGCTGGGCAAATGAACACAACAAAGGACTTACCCTCAGCGAATTTGGAAAAGCTTAA
- a CDS encoding FeoA family protein: MKLNELPIGKEAIIKEVQGKGALRRHMLDMGLTPHTQVKIQKVAPMGDPIELTLRGYELTLRVDDAKNVIVQEVGK, translated from the coding sequence ATGAAATTAAACGAATTACCAATTGGAAAAGAAGCGATTATTAAGGAAGTACAGGGGAAAGGAGCTTTACGGCGTCATATGCTGGATATGGGGTTGACCCCTCATACGCAAGTGAAAATTCAGAAGGTAGCCCCGATGGGAGATCCGATCGAATTGACCTTGCGTGGGTATGAGTTAACTCTTCGAGTGGACGATGCAAAAAATGTCATCGTACAGGAGGTGGGCAAATGA
- the feoB gene encoding ferrous iron transport protein B has translation MIFALAGNQNCGKTTLFNQLTGSNQHVGNFPGVTVEGKDGIVRGHKDTIVVDLPGIYSLSPYTSEEIVTRDFLLKQHPDGIINIVDATNIERNLYLTLQLLELQIPMVVCLNMMDEVRANGGTIHIQTLSKELGVPVIPIVASKNEGIEEVVDTALEVAQKKQRPTRIDFCSGAVHRAIHAVAHLVEDHAQRIHVPPRFAAVKLIEGDDPMMNSLQLSDNEKDMVGHSVTEMEREVHTDREAALADMRYTFIENLCKDAVVKPHESKEHKRSVRIDAVLTNKYGAIPIFLGIMALIFYLTFGVIGAFLSNALSNGIDALSGAVGNALTAYGLNPVIRSLVINGVFAGVGSVLSFLPTIVVLFFFLSILEDSGYMARVAFVMDKLLRKIGLSGRSFVPMLIGFGCSVPAIMATRTLSSERDRKMTILLTPFMSCSAKLPIYSMFTMAFFPKNGALVMICLYIGGIIMGILSALLFKGTLFHGEPVPFVMELPNYRMPSAKSVCLLMWDKAKDFLQRAFTVIFLATIIIWFLQNFDTRLNVVADSTQSLLAMVGRFISPIFAPMGFGDWRAATALVAGFTAKEAVVSTFAVLTGASSAMLPQALAQIFTPLSAAAFLAFTLLYTPCIAAINAVKHEMHSTTSAVSVVLYQCGVAWLASFVIYQIGNLIF, from the coding sequence ATGATTTTTGCGTTGGCAGGAAATCAAAACTGTGGTAAAACAACTTTATTTAATCAGCTGACAGGCTCTAACCAGCATGTCGGAAATTTTCCCGGAGTTACAGTAGAAGGAAAAGACGGAATTGTTCGTGGGCACAAAGATACGATTGTAGTGGATTTGCCTGGAATTTATTCGCTTTCTCCGTATACCAGTGAAGAAATTGTAACCCGGGATTTTTTATTGAAACAGCATCCGGATGGAATCATTAATATTGTAGATGCAACCAATATTGAGAGAAATCTTTATTTGACTCTACAGCTTCTGGAATTGCAGATTCCCATGGTTGTATGTCTCAATATGATGGATGAGGTACGTGCAAACGGTGGGACCATTCATATTCAGACGCTGAGCAAAGAACTAGGAGTTCCGGTGATTCCGATTGTAGCGAGTAAGAATGAAGGAATTGAAGAAGTTGTCGATACGGCGCTGGAAGTTGCGCAGAAAAAGCAGCGCCCGACTCGGATTGATTTTTGTTCCGGAGCAGTTCACCGTGCAATTCATGCAGTTGCGCATTTGGTAGAAGATCATGCGCAGAGAATCCATGTGCCGCCTCGCTTTGCAGCTGTTAAGCTGATCGAGGGTGACGATCCGATGATGAACTCCTTGCAGCTTTCGGATAACGAAAAAGACATGGTCGGGCATTCTGTTACTGAGATGGAGCGCGAAGTTCATACGGACCGCGAAGCTGCGCTTGCCGATATGCGGTACACTTTTATCGAAAATCTTTGTAAAGATGCAGTGGTCAAACCTCATGAAAGCAAAGAACATAAGCGCAGCGTTAGAATTGATGCGGTATTAACGAATAAATATGGGGCGATTCCGATCTTTCTTGGAATCATGGCCTTGATTTTTTATCTGACTTTTGGCGTGATTGGGGCTTTTTTGAGCAATGCGCTTAGTAACGGAATTGATGCACTTTCCGGTGCGGTCGGGAATGCATTGACCGCTTATGGGCTGAATCCGGTGATTCGTTCCTTGGTTATCAACGGCGTTTTTGCCGGGGTTGGAAGCGTTTTAAGCTTTCTTCCGACGATTGTGGTACTGTTTTTCTTTCTCTCGATTCTGGAAGACAGCGGATATATGGCGCGGGTAGCGTTCGTTATGGATAAGCTTTTGAGAAAAATCGGACTTTCAGGCAGAAGCTTCGTACCGATGCTGATCGGCTTTGGATGTTCGGTTCCTGCCATCATGGCGACCAGAACCCTTTCGAGTGAACGCGACCGCAAGATGACCATTCTGCTGACCCCGTTTATGAGCTGCAGTGCAAAACTGCCGATCTATTCGATGTTTACAATGGCGTTTTTCCCGAAGAATGGGGCGCTTGTGATGATTTGTCTCTACATAGGCGGAATCATAATGGGCATTCTCAGCGCGCTTCTTTTTAAGGGGACACTGTTTCATGGAGAACCGGTGCCGTTTGTAATGGAATTGCCAAACTATCGGATGCCCAGTGCAAAGAGTGTCTGCCTTTTGATGTGGGATAAAGCGAAAGACTTTTTGCAGCGTGCATTCACTGTAATTTTTCTGGCAACCATTATTATCTGGTTCCTGCAAAACTTTGATACGCGCTTAAATGTCGTAGCAGATAGTACGCAGAGTCTTCTTGCCATGGTCGGAAGATTTATTTCGCCGATATTTGCACCAATGGGATTTGGAGATTGGCGCGCTGCGACGGCTTTGGTTGCCGGATTTACTGCAAAAGAAGCAGTGGTCAGTACTTTCGCAGTCCTTACCGGAGCCAGCAGTGCCATGCTTCCACAGGCTCTTGCTCAAATCTTTACACCACTTTCGGCTGCTGCATTTTTAGCTTTTACATTGCTTTATACGCCTTGTATTGCTGCAATCAATGCAGTTAAGCACGAGATGCATTCCACAACTTCTGCGGTTTCCGTGGTACTTTACCAGTGTGGTGTGGCATGGCTTGCTTCTTTTGTCATTTATCAAATCGGAAATCTGATTTTTTAA
- the pap gene encoding polyphosphate:AMP phosphotransferase, whose translation MLENVNLKEQIEKEAYKKQIAPIKEALFSLESPLKKEKLPVIILFEGWGAAGKGRVIGELIKNFDPRWFQVVSTVPATAEEKRYPILRRHFMELPEASQMMIFDRSWYMEVSTGRLEDEIDDRTNLQRIEEINAFERNLTNNGYLILKFFLHISAKEQKERFQKLDSDKDTEWRVTSTDWRRNRQYDKYYQIFDEMLEATDTDYAPWHVISGMDHRLCTLEVLRTVNDEIHKALQKKAEQEKHPAAPSAVIDPGNFPILEIQKLSDVSLDKSLSSQKYQEELKAEQKRLSHLHNVLYLKKMPVIIAYEGWDAAGKGGNIRRVSAALDPRGYEVVPIAAPNHEEISRHYLWRFWKKIPKEGHIAIFDRTWYGRVMVERIEGFCSEGDWHRAYREINEFEKQLHNWGAVILKFWLQIDQDEQLRRFEKRQNTPSKQWKITDEDWRNREKWPLYEEAVNDMLKYTNTQFAPWHIIESNDKYYARIKTLKIINDTLQKALKSY comes from the coding sequence ATGCTGGAAAATGTAAATTTGAAGGAACAAATTGAAAAAGAAGCTTATAAAAAACAAATTGCACCAATTAAAGAGGCTCTTTTTTCATTAGAATCGCCCTTAAAAAAAGAAAAACTTCCGGTAATTATCCTGTTTGAGGGCTGGGGAGCCGCTGGAAAAGGACGTGTTATCGGAGAACTCATCAAGAATTTTGATCCGCGATGGTTTCAAGTAGTTTCCACCGTACCTGCCACGGCAGAAGAAAAGCGGTATCCGATTCTGCGGCGACATTTTATGGAACTTCCGGAAGCTTCGCAAATGATGATTTTCGACCGCAGCTGGTATATGGAAGTTTCCACAGGACGTTTGGAAGATGAAATCGACGACCGAACCAACTTGCAGCGAATCGAAGAAATTAATGCTTTCGAACGAAATCTTACCAATAATGGTTATCTTATTTTAAAATTTTTCCTGCACATTAGCGCAAAAGAACAAAAAGAGCGCTTTCAAAAGCTGGACAGCGACAAAGATACAGAATGGCGAGTCACTTCAACAGATTGGCGCAGGAACCGCCAATATGATAAATACTATCAGATCTTCGACGAGATGCTCGAAGCGACTGATACCGACTATGCGCCGTGGCATGTAATTTCCGGGATGGATCACCGTCTCTGTACGCTGGAAGTTTTGCGCACTGTAAATGATGAAATTCATAAAGCCCTACAGAAAAAAGCAGAACAGGAAAAACATCCGGCAGCACCTTCTGCTGTTATCGATCCCGGAAACTTTCCAATTCTAGAAATTCAAAAGCTAAGCGACGTTTCTCTGGATAAGTCACTGTCTTCTCAAAAATATCAGGAAGAATTAAAAGCAGAGCAAAAAAGACTTTCACATCTTCATAATGTTCTTTACCTTAAAAAAATGCCTGTCATAATTGCCTATGAAGGTTGGGATGCCGCGGGAAAGGGCGGAAATATCCGCAGAGTTTCTGCAGCACTTGATCCCCGTGGATATGAAGTGGTTCCAATCGCAGCACCCAATCACGAAGAAATCTCCCGCCATTATTTATGGAGGTTCTGGAAAAAGATTCCCAAAGAAGGCCACATCGCTATTTTTGACCGTACCTGGTATGGAAGAGTTATGGTGGAGCGCATTGAAGGCTTTTGTTCCGAAGGAGACTGGCACCGTGCCTATCGAGAGATCAATGAATTTGAAAAGCAACTTCATAATTGGGGGGCCGTCATTTTAAAATTTTGGCTGCAAATTGATCAAGATGAACAACTGCGTCGCTTTGAAAAACGGCAAAACACGCCCTCAAAGCAATGGAAAATTACAGATGAAGACTGGCGGAATCGGGAAAAATGGCCGCTATATGAAGAAGCTGTCAATGATATGCTGAAATATACCAACACTCAGTTTGCGCCCTGGCATATTATCGAATCAAACGACAAATATTACGCCCGAATCAAGACCCTAAAAATTATCAACGACACGCTCCAAAAGGCACTAAAAAGCTATTAA
- the ruvC gene encoding crossover junction endodeoxyribonuclease RuvC produces MVILGIDPGYAIVGYGVLRAERGRYIPLEHGAITTKAGTPFGRRLQIIYHSLMVILEKWHPEAVALEKLYFQNNKTTAIGVAQARGVILLACEEMKVPVYEYTPMQIKMAVTGFGGAKKPQVMEMTRRLLCLKEVPKPDDTADALAMAITHGQAAGSALKRQMLKPFRS; encoded by the coding sequence GTGGTGATTCTGGGCATCGATCCCGGTTATGCAATTGTTGGCTACGGTGTTCTGCGGGCCGAAAGAGGACGCTATATCCCATTGGAACACGGAGCAATCACCACCAAAGCAGGAACTCCATTCGGACGCCGCCTACAGATTATCTACCATTCTTTGATGGTCATTCTGGAAAAATGGCATCCTGAGGCGGTCGCACTAGAGAAACTCTATTTTCAAAATAACAAGACAACCGCAATCGGAGTTGCGCAGGCGCGCGGTGTAATTTTACTTGCCTGCGAAGAAATGAAAGTGCCGGTTTACGAATATACACCTATGCAGATTAAAATGGCAGTCACCGGATTTGGGGGTGCAAAAAAGCCGCAGGTCATGGAGATGACAAGGCGTCTTTTGTGTCTAAAAGAGGTGCCGAAGCCCGATGATACGGCCGATGCACTTGCGATGGCGATTACCCACGGACAAGCGGCAGGCAGTGCGCTTAAGAGACAAATGCTCAAGCCATTTCGATCCTGA
- the ruvA gene encoding Holliday junction branch migration protein RuvA, with the protein MFYSLNGTLIHIEPGMAVIECGGVGFECRTTRNTESVLPKIGEKATLYTHLNVREDALTLFGFATQAELSCFRMLTTITGVGPKAGLAILSVLTPQQVAMAAATGDSKAFTRASGVGPKLGQRIVLELKDKVKDLAAKDEKFVPDMGIPSAAGNAEAAVNALTVLGYTPSEAASVVGKFDSQLPVEELIRLSLKSMGSNLK; encoded by the coding sequence GTGTTTTATAGTTTAAACGGAACTTTAATTCATATAGAGCCGGGAATGGCCGTAATTGAATGCGGAGGAGTCGGCTTTGAATGTCGTACTACCCGGAACACAGAGTCTGTTTTACCTAAAATTGGGGAAAAAGCAACGCTCTATACTCATTTAAATGTTCGTGAAGATGCGCTGACCCTTTTTGGTTTTGCTACACAGGCAGAACTCAGCTGTTTCCGCATGCTTACAACGATCACCGGAGTAGGTCCAAAAGCGGGACTTGCAATTCTTTCGGTGCTGACACCGCAGCAGGTCGCAATGGCTGCTGCAACGGGAGATAGTAAAGCATTTACAAGAGCGAGCGGCGTTGGGCCAAAATTGGGACAGAGAATCGTTTTGGAATTAAAGGATAAAGTGAAAGACTTAGCGGCAAAAGATGAAAAATTTGTGCCGGATATGGGAATTCCAAGTGCTGCCGGAAACGCTGAAGCGGCGGTCAATGCGCTGACTGTCCTGGGGTATACACCCAGCGAAGCTGCTTCTGTAGTCGGAAAATTTGACAGTCAGCTTCCGGTAGAGGAACTGATCCGCCTTTCCCTCAAGTCGATGGGATCAAATCTAAAATAA
- the ruvB gene encoding Holliday junction branch migration DNA helicase RuvB, producing the protein MVAPEYNPEDAEVENPLRPKCLSDYIGQEKVKENLSIFIEAAKQRKESLDHVLLYGPPGLGKTTLAGIIANELGVNLRITSGPAIEKPGDLAAILTNLNPGDVLFIDEVHRLPRTVEEILYPAMEDYAIDIITGKGQMAASYHLPLPKFTLVGATTRAGQLSAPLRDRFGVVLRLELYSPQELAKIVERSAGILGIKIEADGALEIASRSRGTPRIANRMLKRVRDFAQMMTNGVITYESAKLGLDRMEVDEIGLDANDRRMLRTMIEYYNGGPVGLDTLAAAIGEEAITLEDVYEPYLMQIGFLARTPRGRVATKAAYLHLGITPPESDTDDNQQKLF; encoded by the coding sequence ATGGTTGCTCCGGAATATAATCCGGAAGATGCAGAGGTGGAAAATCCGCTGCGCCCGAAATGTCTAAGTGATTATATTGGGCAGGAGAAGGTTAAGGAAAATTTATCAATTTTTATCGAGGCTGCAAAGCAGCGGAAAGAAAGTCTTGACCACGTCTTGCTTTATGGCCCGCCGGGACTCGGCAAAACAACACTTGCGGGGATTATTGCAAATGAATTGGGCGTCAATCTGCGCATTACGAGTGGCCCTGCTATCGAGAAACCCGGTGATTTAGCAGCTATTTTGACGAATCTCAATCCTGGAGATGTGCTGTTTATTGATGAGGTGCATCGCCTTCCGCGAACGGTGGAGGAAATCCTTTACCCTGCGATGGAGGATTATGCGATCGATATTATTACCGGTAAGGGACAGATGGCGGCAAGTTATCATCTGCCGCTGCCTAAGTTTACACTAGTTGGTGCAACGACCCGTGCGGGGCAATTAAGTGCGCCTTTACGAGACCGCTTTGGAGTCGTGCTGCGCCTGGAACTTTATTCTCCGCAGGAGCTTGCCAAAATTGTGGAGCGCAGCGCAGGAATCCTGGGGATTAAAATTGAGGCGGACGGCGCTTTGGAGATTGCCTCCCGCAGCCGTGGAACGCCGCGAATTGCTAATCGCATGCTTAAACGAGTGAGAGATTTTGCACAGATGATGACAAACGGCGTGATCACCTATGAATCCGCCAAGCTTGGACTGGATCGGATGGAAGTGGATGAAATTGGCCTGGATGCCAATGACCGCCGTATGCTTCGTACCATGATCGAGTATTATAATGGTGGGCCCGTTGGGTTGGATACGTTGGCGGCGGCCATCGGAGAAGAAGCGATTACATTGGAGGATGTTTATGAGCCTTATTTGATGCAGATCGGCTTTTTGGCAAGGACGCCTAGGGGAAGAGTGGCGACAAAAGCTGCTTATCTGCACCTTGGAATTACGCCGCCGGAATCAGATACCGACGATAACCAACAAAAATTATTTTGA
- the glmM gene encoding phosphoglucosamine mutase: MGRLFGTDGVRGVANSELTCEMALQIGRAAAMVLTDSTHRHPKILIGKDTRRSSDMLEAAMTAGLCSVGANVVQLGVVPTPAVAFLVGKYKADAGVMLTASHNPCEFNGIKIFSGDGYKLPDALEEQIEAIVLDKAQTPPTPIRGNVGCVSTAPNVVRDYVDHIKSAVPFSLDGMKIAIDCANGAASRTAELLFTELGAECHMLSNHPDGVNVNDNCGSTHMENLMLYVKEHQLDAGVAFDGDADRCLAVDDKGQLVDGDFVMAICGADMKSRGKLNRDTIVGTIMTNMGFKRFCEENGMHFCSTKVGDRYVLEEMQQEGYNFGGEQSGHVIFLDFATTGDGQLTATQLLSLVRRRDAKLSSLATLMTRYPQVMVNVEVAAEGKLRFYTDNEVKEAIEAAKKKLGNAGRVVVRPSGTEPLLRVMIEGEDPSYIEALANSVADVIRERLS, from the coding sequence ATGGGAAGATTATTTGGAACAGATGGTGTGCGCGGGGTCGCGAATAGCGAATTGACTTGCGAAATGGCGCTTCAAATTGGGCGCGCTGCAGCAATGGTACTGACCGACAGCACACACCGCCATCCCAAAATTTTGATCGGCAAGGATACCCGCCGGTCTTCCGATATGCTGGAAGCGGCAATGACCGCAGGACTCTGCAGTGTGGGGGCCAACGTGGTTCAGCTTGGTGTTGTGCCGACTCCGGCGGTGGCATTTCTCGTTGGAAAATATAAGGCGGACGCTGGCGTGATGCTAACCGCCAGCCATAATCCCTGTGAGTTTAATGGCATTAAAATCTTTTCCGGTGACGGCTATAAACTGCCCGATGCGCTGGAAGAGCAGATCGAAGCGATTGTTCTCGACAAGGCTCAGACACCGCCTACGCCGATTCGTGGCAATGTTGGCTGTGTTTCAACTGCCCCAAATGTAGTCAGAGATTATGTGGATCATATTAAAAGTGCAGTCCCGTTTTCTCTTGATGGTATGAAAATTGCGATCGACTGCGCCAATGGGGCTGCTTCCCGTACAGCAGAGCTGCTCTTCACAGAGCTCGGTGCAGAATGCCATATGCTGTCTAATCATCCGGATGGGGTCAATGTAAACGACAACTGCGGCTCTACCCATATGGAAAATTTGATGCTGTATGTGAAAGAACACCAGCTGGATGCCGGGGTGGCCTTTGATGGAGATGCTGATCGGTGCTTGGCGGTCGATGATAAAGGACAGCTGGTGGACGGCGATTTTGTCATGGCTATTTGCGGCGCCGATATGAAATCCCGCGGCAAATTAAACCGTGATACGATTGTCGGTACCATTATGACGAATATGGGATTTAAGCGCTTTTGTGAGGAAAACGGGATGCACTTTTGTTCCACGAAGGTCGGAGATCGCTATGTACTGGAAGAAATGCAGCAGGAAGGCTATAATTTTGGCGGCGAGCAAAGCGGCCATGTGATCTTCCTTGATTTTGCTACTACCGGAGACGGTCAGCTGACCGCTACACAGCTTTTGTCGCTTGTTAGGCGCCGCGACGCAAAGCTTAGTTCCCTTGCAACTTTGATGACTCGTTATCCGCAGGTAATGGTCAACGTAGAGGTTGCAGCGGAAGGAAAACTGCGCTTTTATACCGACAATGAGGTCAAAGAAGCGATCGAAGCCGCAAAAAAGAAGCTGGGAAATGCCGGACGGGTCGTGGTTCGGCCTTCCGGGACAGAGCCGCTTCTGCGCGTGATGATTGAAGGAGAAGATCCTTCCTATATTGAAGCACTCGCCAATTCCGTCGCAGATGTGATTCGGGAGCGGTTGAGCTGA
- a CDS encoding class I SAM-dependent methyltransferase, with the protein MRASQWQDYELLDTSGGERLERWGDVLLIRPDPQIIWNTPKKDPRWKQAAARYVRSSSGGGHWETFHKVPAVWSIRRNELTFRLKMMGFKHTGIFPEQAVNWDFAAEKIKNAGRPIKVLNLFGYTGAATLACMQAGATVTHVDASRGMVQWAKENAAASGLADKPVRWLVDDCTKFVEREERRGHHYDGIIMDPPSYGRGPGGEVWKLEEQLYPLVLQCLPILSEKPLFFLLNSYTSGLSPAVMQYLLGVLMKPRFGGQVSADEIGLRVTSTGMVLPCGSTAIWES; encoded by the coding sequence ATGCGCGCGTCACAGTGGCAGGATTATGAACTGCTGGATACTTCCGGCGGAGAACGACTGGAACGTTGGGGCGATGTGCTTTTGATTCGGCCGGATCCACAGATTATTTGGAATACGCCGAAAAAAGATCCTCGATGGAAACAAGCGGCGGCGCGATATGTGCGTTCTTCTTCCGGCGGTGGGCACTGGGAAACTTTTCATAAGGTTCCGGCTGTTTGGAGTATCCGTCGAAATGAGCTTACTTTCCGACTCAAAATGATGGGCTTTAAGCATACGGGAATTTTTCCGGAGCAGGCGGTCAACTGGGATTTTGCCGCGGAAAAGATCAAAAATGCGGGACGCCCGATTAAAGTGCTCAACTTGTTCGGCTATACCGGTGCCGCGACCCTCGCTTGTATGCAGGCGGGCGCTACGGTCACACATGTAGACGCAAGCCGCGGCATGGTTCAGTGGGCAAAGGAAAATGCAGCAGCAAGTGGGCTTGCAGATAAACCGGTTCGCTGGCTCGTTGATGATTGTACGAAGTTTGTGGAGCGGGAAGAAAGACGCGGACATCACTATGATGGAATCATTATGGACCCGCCTTCTTATGGCCGAGGACCGGGGGGAGAAGTTTGGAAATTGGAAGAACAGCTTTATCCTCTCGTTTTGCAGTGCTTACCGATTTTAAGCGAAAAGCCGCTGTTTTTCCTGCTGAATTCTTATACGTCAGGGCTTTCTCCGGCGGTGATGCAGTATCTGCTCGGTGTTCTGATGAAACCAAGATTCGGCGGACAAGTTTCTGCTGATGAGATTGGTCTTCGGGTCACATCGACCGGAATGGTTTTGCCCTGCGGCAGTACGGCGATTTGGGAATCTTAA